CGCTATGCGGAGGCGGTCAACGGCTCGGCGCGCAACATCGCCGGTATCCTCAACGACGCCGGCAATGTCCTGGGCATGATGCCGCATCCCGAGCGCGTGATCGAGGCCGCGCATGGCAATAGCGACGGCCGTCGCCTGTTCGAGGGTCTGCTCGAGGCGGTGGCCTGACGTGCATGGTGCCGGCTGCCTGTGCGGTGCCGTGCGCTTCACGATCGATGCCGATCCGCTCGCGGCTCGCACCTGCTGGTGCCGGCTCTGCCAGTATCTGGGCGGCGGCACGGCGACGGCGAACATCTGCTTCCCCAGTGACAAGGTCAGCTGGACCGGCGAGATCGCCTATCATGAGAATGTAGCAGACAGCGGTAACGCGATGCGCCGCGGCTTCTGTCCGGCCTGCGGAACCCCGCTGACCAGCGAGGCGCTGAGCCGCCCGCACCTGATCTTCCTGCGGATCGGCGCGCTCGACGATCCGAACCTGATGGGCCCGCAAGCGACGATCTGGACCAGCCAGGCCCCCGACTGGGCCTGCATCTCGACCGAGATACCGAGCATCGATACCCAGCCTCCGCCTGTCGCCTGATGCCGGGTAGCGGGCTCGCCCTCTTCGTCGCCGCGGCGCTGTGCGAGATCGCTGGCTGCTTCGCCTTCTGGGCCTGGCTCAAACTGGGCAAGTCGCCCCTCTGGGCAGTGGGCGGAACGATCCTGCTGGTGCTGTTCGCCTGGACGCTGACCCGCGTGGACAGCGCCGCCGCCGGGCGGGCCTTCGCCGCCTATGGCGGCATCTACATCGCGGCATCGCTTTGCTGGATGTGGGCGGTCGAAGGCGCCCGGCCCGATCGCTGGGATTATGCCGGGGCTTTCCTGTGCATATTGGGGAGCGCCGTCATCCTGCTCGTCCCGCGTTCCGCCTGACTGTTTTGCCCTCGGCTCTATCGGCATAGGATGCGCCATAGTTCGAACGCCTTGGGTCCCGAACAAGTTTTCGAGCTTTGCGCACTGGAGATTCCCGATCAGACGCGCGTCCTGAAAGGCGTGAAGTCGGTACCGCTGTCGAACACGTCGACGCCTTCCCTGCCCTTCAGGAAATCGACGACGAAGTAGGTGACGGGCGTCAGCAGCACCTCCCAGCTCACCTTGAGCGCCCATTGGGTGATGAGCACCTGGAGCACCAAGGCGTGGGTCCAGCCTTCCGCGCCCCAGAAGGCGAGCGGGTAGAAGATCAGGCTGTCGACCGCCTGCCCCGCCACGGTCGAGCCGATGGTCCGGCTCCAGAGATGCCGGCCCTTGGTCATCAGCTTCATCTTCGCAAGGACATAGCTGTTGACGAATTCGCCTGCCCAGAAGGCGGTGATCGAGGCGAAGACGATGCGCGGCACCTGTCCGAACACCTGCTCATAGGCCTGCTGGCCGGTCCAGTCGGGCGCGGGCGGCAATGCCACCACGACCCAGCTCATGAACGCCATGAACAGCAGCGCCACCGTTCCCGCCCAGATGCAGCGGCGGGCGCGGCCATAGCCGTAGACCTCTGTCAATATGTCGCCGATGACATAGCCGATGGGGAAGAACAGGATACCGGCGCCGAACGGCCAGTACCCGACCCCCGGCAA
The sequence above is drawn from the Rhizorhabdus dicambivorans genome and encodes:
- a CDS encoding GFA family protein, with the protein product MHGAGCLCGAVRFTIDADPLAARTCWCRLCQYLGGGTATANICFPSDKVSWTGEIAYHENVADSGNAMRRGFCPACGTPLTSEALSRPHLIFLRIGALDDPNLMGPQATIWTSQAPDWACISTEIPSIDTQPPPVA
- a CDS encoding YnfA family protein encodes the protein MPGSGLALFVAAALCEIAGCFAFWAWLKLGKSPLWAVGGTILLVLFAWTLTRVDSAAAGRAFAAYGGIYIAASLCWMWAVEGARPDRWDYAGAFLCILGSAVILLVPRSA
- a CDS encoding queuosine precursor transporter, with product MSETTSAPVASDGAAIRGRHFRYFDFVMAAFVVILLLSNVLGAGKVAEIELPGVGYWPFGAGILFFPIGYVIGDILTEVYGYGRARRCIWAGTVALLFMAFMSWVVVALPPAPDWTGQQAYEQVFGQVPRIVFASITAFWAGEFVNSYVLAKMKLMTKGRHLWSRTIGSTVAGQAVDSLIFYPLAFWGAEGWTHALVLQVLITQWALKVSWEVLLTPVTYFVVDFLKGREGVDVFDSGTDFTPFRTRV